In the Pseudoalteromonas sp. A25 genome, TATCACCTACCCCTGCCTCTAAACGAGCCTGCGGCTCCATACCAGCATGGGTCATTGTCGCTGGATGACAAATTAAACTTTCAACTCCGCCGAGTGATTCGGCCAAAGAAAACTGTTTTAGGCTCGTCAAAAATTTAGCAGACTCATTTAATCCGCCTTTAATATCGAAGCTCACCATACCACCAAAGCCCTCTTGTTGTTGTTTTGCAAGCGCATGTTGAGGGTGAGATGTGAGCCCTGGGTAATACACTTGACTAACATAAGGAGACTGTTCAAGGTATGTTGCAATAGTCATTGCATTTTCTTGGTGTTGCTTCAAGCGGACATTTAATGTCCGCAACCCTCTTAGAGTTAAATAGCTGTCAAAAGGCGCACCTGTTATACCAATATTGTTGGCCCACCAAGCTAGTTCTTCACCCAGTTCAGCTGTTTTAGCGATCACAGCTCCACCTACAACATCTGAATGACCATTTATATACTTTGTCGTTGAGTGCACAACAATATCTACACCAAATTTAATTGGGTTTTGCAGTGCAGGTGAAAGAAACGTATTGTCTGCAGCAACCAAAGCTCCCACTTCTTTTGCAGCCTCAGTGACCGCTTTGATATCTGTTAACCTTAAAATAGGGTTGCTTGGTGTTTCTATCCAAACGAGCTTAGGTTTTATTGTTTTTATTTGCTCGTAACTTGCAGCTTGTGTAAGGTCAAGTACTTCTACTTTTAGCAACCCGCGCTTCTGTAAAGATGTAAATAGACGATAACTGCCACCATAGCAGTCATGAGGGATCACCAAGGTATCATCGTGATTCAACAGCTGTGTTACCAAATGTACTGCTGACATACCCGTTGCCGTAATTATCCCTCTTTCACCCCCTTCAAGCTGCGCAAGAGTTTGCGCTAAAGTGTCTCTATTAGGGTTACCGCTACGACCATAGTCATAGGCACGCTTAGTATCGAAATCGGCGAACGAATAGGTCGTCGACAAATATAGTGGAGGCACAACAGCACCATGATGCTTGTCAGCTTCGATACCATGACGCACTGCAATCGTCGATTTTTTACATTGACTCATTTCATCACCTAGATAATTGGATGTTTAGACGTCTAAAAGGTTAGATGATATGAAAAAGGAAGTCAAAACATTTATACTTCTAAATGGCTATTTAACTAGTATTTGACTATCTTTTTTAAACCGATAAAATTTCGCCACCTAACTAAATTAGTATTGCTAATAAGACTGCACTTTTGAATAAACTATAGCGATAGACTTATCAATATAGTTTATCGTGGAAAGTTCACTGATTAAGTTTACGAGTACAGTCTTATTGGCATTTCAAACACTGAGGCAACAACAATATTATGGCTAAATGGAATGGTGAATATATTCACCCTTACGCTGAGCACGGTAAGAAATCTGAACAAGTAAAAAAAATTACCGTCTCTATCCCGTTAAATGTACTTAAGGTTTTAACTGACGAACGCACGCGTCGCCAAGTTAATAACTTACGTCATGCAACCAATAGTGAGCTATTATGTGAAGCCTTTTTGCATGCATTTACAGGTCAACCATTACCCAGTGATGAAGACTTACGTAAGGATAATCCTGAAAAGGTACCTGAGGAAGTGCGTAAGATAATGGAAGATATGGGACTAGAAGTGCCAGTGATCAACGAAGAGTAACATACCTAAATACAGCCATGAATGTTACTCATGGCTGACTTACCTAATATGTTACCCGCTCTTCTCTAAGAAAGATGCTTATAAGTTACGTTTGTTTATCAATACCGTTTTTATTTTTAATGACAAAGCTGCGGCCACATAGATTAATAAACAACTAAGTAGAATGATTTTGACAGGATGAAGAGGTAATAATAGAAGCGTGCTGACCGACTCTACTAAAATCACCAAAATCACAAAACTTAAGATATATGATGCTTTCAACCTTGTTAATAGATAGCCACCTAATGGCGCTCCTAAAGCCACAACTGGTGCAGCAAAAAACCAACTGTTAATCACAAATTCTGATGGCTGTTTACCTAGAATAAAAAACAAAACCGCACCAAGCTGGGCATTCAAAGCCATGAATGTCACTGTTGTGGGTATCATTTTCCTAGCATGGATCCCAAACAGCAGTACAAAATAAAAGAATAATACAGTATCAGCCCCCGAGCCTAAGTAACCGGTTATCATTCCACCTGAAAAAGTGAGTAGTGAAAAAATAAGGTGTTGTTTTCTCTTACTGAGGTCAAGAACAAGCGTTTTTTTATCATGTATGAGTAAAGTAGCAACCAGTAACAAAAAGCAACTAAATGAGTACTTCAGTAATATTCCGTCTGTAACTGAAAAGGTCACGGCGCATAACTGACCTACAAAGGCATAGCGCATACCTCGAGCAATCGAAGTCCAGTCGATAAAAACCCGCCTACTAATAAAGTAGAGAGCGGCAAAAGCCATTCCGACCGATTGTATAAAAAGAGAAAAAACGCGCGCCTCATCAGCGCTTACTTGCAATACCTTGGTGAATACTGGGAACGCGACAGCTCCACCACCTAACGGTGTAGAGCCTGCGACAAAAGAGCCAAAAAGCATAGTCAGGCTGGTTTTCCAGCTAGATAACAACGCTGTCATATCCCACAACAATAAAAATGCAATTAACCAGACACCAGCGCCAAAGAGCAAAGTCAGCCAAAAAAGATTGCTGCGGTAGCGCATAATAAGAACATCTCTTTAAAAGTTGGTATATATACTCTGCGCCTAATCTAATCAATCAAGCACGAAATTGAGTATATTTTACACTAGCACTACCAATAACCACACATATAGTTTCACGTTATGCCCATTCCTTAAATAGATGTTCTATTTTTCGATATGGAAACCTTACGATAACTAAGCCCTATTTCGTTATTAATAAAAACTTTTAACGTAACTAACGCCAAATTGAATACCAATTCACTTATACCAATTGCATTAAATTGGTGATCAGATATTGCGACAGATAAATGGCTTAGTAACAAGGCAAATATTTCGCTATGTAGTTATTCTACATGAGAAATATTTAACGCAGTTAATGAGTTATTTAGCTCGCTAGAATGATCAATGTATTAATAAAATTGGTATTAATTAAGTGATCTCTTTTTAGGCGATAAAATATATCGGTAGCAAGACAAAAATATCGCTATGCAGTTGTTCTACATGAGCAGTTTTTAACGCAGCTTGTGTTAGGCTTTATCCCTCAAAATGATTCTAGGTTATTACGAACTGGCCTAATCCCCTTAAAACGCAAAAAGCCCCGACCCAAGGGCCGAGGCTTTTGAAAACAAAGTTTAATCTAGTATAAAACTAAAATTAAGCTTGCTTTGGACGTGAAACTACTTCAACTAAAGTCCATGATTTCTTTTTAGAAATCGGCGCACATTCACTGATAGTAACTGTATCGCCTGCTTTAGCTGTGTTGCTTTCGTCGTGTGCGTGCAACTTAGTTGTACGCTTGATGAATTTACCGTAGATCGGGTGCTTCACCTGACGCTCGATTGCAACAACGATAGATTTGTCCATCTTGTCGCTTAGTACACGACCTTGAAGAGTACGGATCTTATCGCTCATTATGCACCTGCCTTCTGGTTGATAACCGTTTTAACACGCGCAATATTGCGGCGTACTTTTTTCAGCTCGTGAGTTTGAGCTAGCTGACCAGTGCTCACTTGCATGCGCAGGTTGAACTGCTCACGTAGTAGCTCTAGAAGTTCAGCATTTAGCTCTTCTACGCTTTTGTCTTTAAGTTCGCTAGCTTTCATCACATTACCGTCCGAGTTACAAATGTTGTTTTGAAAGGTAATTTACGAGCAGCTAGGTTGAATGCTTCACGAGCAAGCTCTTCAGAAACACCTTCCATCTCGTAAAGTACTTTGCCTGGCTGGATTTCAGCAACCCAGTACTCAACAGAGCCTTTACCTTTACCCATACGAACTTCAAGCGGCTTTTCAGTGATTGGCTTATCTGGGAATACACGGATCCAGATTTTACCTTGACGCTTGATGTGACGTGTCATAGCACGACGAGCTGCTTCGATTTGACGAGCAGTCATACGACCACGACCTGTTGCTTTCAAGCCGAAAGAACCGAAGCTTACTTTGTTACCGCTGTTTGCAAGACCACGGTTGCGGCCTTTATGCACTTTACGGAATTTTGTACGTTTTGGCTGTAACATTAATCGCTACCTCTTACTTAGCACTTTTTTTGGCTTTCTTCGGCGCACGTTTAGCTGGCTTCTCTTGCTCTTGAACTAGTGGTAAACCACCAATTACTTCGCCTTTGAAGATCCAAACTTTAACACCGATGATACCGTAAGTGGTTAACGCTTCAGAAGTTGCATAATCGATATCAGCACGTAGAGTATGTAGAGGTACACGACCTTCACGATACCACTCAGAACGTGCGATTTCAGCGCCGCCTAAACGACCGCTTACTTCAACTTTGATACCTTTAGCACCAATGCGCATTGCATTTTGTACCGAACGCTTCATAGCGCGACGGAACATAACACGACGCTCAAGCTGAGATGCGATGCCATCTGCAACTAATTGTGCATCTAGCTCTGGTTTACGTACTTCAGAAATGTTGATCTGAGCAGGTACACCCGCAATCTTTGTTACAGCTTGACGAAGCTTTTCTACGTCTTCGCCTTTTTTACCGATAACAACACCAGGACGAGCTGTGTGAATTGTTACACGGATTGATTTAGCTGGACGCTCGATAACGATTTTAGACACAGAAGCTGCTTTCAATTCCTTAGTAAGGTATTGACGCACTTTGTGATCGCCAAAAAGCTGTGCAGAGAAATCTTTTGTATTCGCGTACCAGGTAGAAACCCAAGGTTTAGAGATACCTAGGCGAATACCAGTAGGATGAACTTTTTGTCCCATTACTTATAT is a window encoding:
- the metB gene encoding cystathionine gamma-synthase, whose protein sequence is MSQCKKSTIAVRHGIEADKHHGAVVPPLYLSTTYSFADFDTKRAYDYGRSGNPNRDTLAQTLAQLEGGERGIITATGMSAVHLVTQLLNHDDTLVIPHDCYGGSYRLFTSLQKRGLLKVEVLDLTQAASYEQIKTIKPKLVWIETPSNPILRLTDIKAVTEAAKEVGALVAADNTFLSPALQNPIKFGVDIVVHSTTKYINGHSDVVGGAVIAKTAELGEELAWWANNIGITGAPFDSYLTLRGLRTLNVRLKQHQENAMTIATYLEQSPYVSQVYYPGLTSHPQHALAKQQQEGFGGMVSFDIKGGLNESAKFLTSLKQFSLAESLGGVESLICHPATMTHAGMEPQARLEAGVGDTLIRISVGIEDVQDLLSDLEQAFVQLQAGSGSASDDGKTFKLTPAHTALW
- the rplP gene encoding 50S ribosomal protein L16, which gives rise to MLQPKRTKFRKVHKGRNRGLANSGNKVSFGSFGLKATGRGRMTARQIEAARRAMTRHIKRQGKIWIRVFPDKPITEKPLEVRMGKGKGSVEYWVAEIQPGKVLYEMEGVSEELAREAFNLAARKLPFKTTFVTRTVM
- a CDS encoding sulfite exporter TauE/SafE family protein, with the translated sequence MRYRSNLFWLTLLFGAGVWLIAFLLLWDMTALLSSWKTSLTMLFGSFVAGSTPLGGGAVAFPVFTKVLQVSADEARVFSLFIQSVGMAFAALYFISRRVFIDWTSIARGMRYAFVGQLCAVTFSVTDGILLKYSFSCFLLLVATLLIHDKKTLVLDLSKRKQHLIFSLLTFSGGMITGYLGSGADTVLFFYFVLLFGIHARKMIPTTVTFMALNAQLGAVLFFILGKQPSEFVINSWFFAAPVVALGAPLGGYLLTRLKASYILSFVILVILVESVSTLLLLPLHPVKIILLSCLLIYVAAALSLKIKTVLINKRNL
- the rpsC gene encoding 30S ribosomal protein S3; translation: MGQKVHPTGIRLGISKPWVSTWYANTKDFSAQLFGDHKVRQYLTKELKAASVSKIVIERPAKSIRVTIHTARPGVVIGKKGEDVEKLRQAVTKIAGVPAQINISEVRKPELDAQLVADGIASQLERRVMFRRAMKRSVQNAMRIGAKGIKVEVSGRLGGAEIARSEWYREGRVPLHTLRADIDYATSEALTTYGIIGVKVWIFKGEVIGGLPLVQEQEKPAKRAPKKAKKSAK
- the rpmC gene encoding 50S ribosomal protein L29 → MKASELKDKSVEELNAELLELLREQFNLRMQVSTGQLAQTHELKKVRRNIARVKTVINQKAGA
- the metJ gene encoding met regulon transcriptional regulator MetJ gives rise to the protein MAKWNGEYIHPYAEHGKKSEQVKKITVSIPLNVLKVLTDERTRRQVNNLRHATNSELLCEAFLHAFTGQPLPSDEDLRKDNPEKVPEEVRKIMEDMGLEVPVINEE
- the rpsQ gene encoding 30S ribosomal protein S17, giving the protein MSDKIRTLQGRVLSDKMDKSIVVAIERQVKHPIYGKFIKRTTKLHAHDESNTAKAGDTVTISECAPISKKKSWTLVEVVSRPKQA